TTAAGAAATCATATCCACATGGGTGCATGTATATACCAGAAACAGGTTGACTTCAAAGGAGGGCTCATCAGGGGAACAAATTtatcatcatcaaattcaataaagCATTAAGAAATAATGatcataaaataagaaagaagcagacaggaaaaataaaaccacAATAACTGGCATTGAAAATGATACATAACAACCAGCAAAAAGAATTATACACAAATAATAGAGTTGTGGCAATAACAAACATCCAGCAGAAAACAATAAGAATGACTAAGATTGGAAAAATGCCACTCCCATGGTGAACGACAGAATTGAAGAACAAACCTTGGGTAAAAATTCAGTCACAATCATCATTGGACTACTTTGAGTAACAGCACCCAGAAACTGGACCACATTTGGATGCCGTATTTTCTGAAGCAATGCAAGTTCATCTCTGAATGCTCTCCTGTGCAAAACTAACTGTCATGATAACCTAAGCATACAAAACTAAGATACTATTAAGAAAAAAGGCTCAGGGTATAGATAACCCACACTTTATCCTCGTCCGAAAGCACCTCCTCACCAAGCTTTTTAACAGCAACCTGAATTCCTCGCCATAATGCTACGCAAAAGGTTCCCTGTGGCATATTTCACGCAATCAACTTGAAAATGAGATGTGTTTCAAACAGGTCAAATACAGCCTGACCATAGAATTAGCCAAAACACCTCAGATAtcttatctaaaatatatatgttcatTACCTAATATGCTCATTACCTAAGTAACTCATCATTGTATTCTTACTCAACTCGAATGCTTACAGTAGAGGGATATAAgccacttatatatatatacaagagtTTCACTTAGAAAATCATCTACAAAGTTTAAATTCAAGTTGTAACATTTGACAATAAGTATCAACACAAGAAGAAACTGACATTGATCTTCACAACATTAACATAAGAAGCAATAAAATACTAGCTCGAAGAGGTCTGTAAGCAATGTTATCAGAAGACAAACATAAGCTCATAAGTTCCAGAAGGTGAAAAAAGATATGGGGAACAAGTGACCTTAGTTAATTCCACACTGTTAGTAAAATCCAGTTCGTCAGGATTGATTTCATATTCCGGGACCTCACGTGCATGCTTAACGTGCATAGGAGCCATCTACATAAACAGAACCGATCCAAGACACAATAAGAAAAACAGGTCAGAAGTAAACTGATGCATCATGTAAACAACAAAACTGATAACATACCAGAGGTTTTGCACCACGTTTCTCCAAGAGTTTGATCACATCAtggtttttgtaaaatatagcATCTGCAAGAGGCTGTTTAAGCAACATCAGTTtactgagaaaaagaaaagaaaaaaaactcttgacTATCAGTTTAAACAACAAACCAAACGATacattttagtatttaaaaaaccCCAGGAATGCTCGGGTTTGTAATGCTCTCCGTGCAACTGGAGAATTTGAAAGCACCCCATATCTTACTACCTAGCATCAGCAAAAGAACCCACTCCAAACTGGCAATATGAAACCCTTTGGCTCAAAACAAAATGCTTGAGCAAATTGCCTGGGCTAACTCAAATGGCATACACCGCATGCCTCCtccaaattaacaacaaaattatttaacacaAAGCAAAATTCCTAACTTCATAATCCACAGAGTCTATCTACCCATAGGCTTGCTAGGAATCAAACTCAAATCTCGGGCCGAACAACATCAtcaaccccataaaaaaatattaaaaaaaaaaagttaagccAACCAGCAATCTAATCTCTCAAAACAACTATTTCAACAATCTGAAGAAACCCAaatcagaaaaacaaaatcattatccAAATACATACAGTGCTCCCCCAACGATCCTTGGGGTCAATTTCGGCCCCATGATCGAGCAAAAGATCGACAACTTGAGTGAGGCCTTGACAAGAAGCAATATGAAGGGCAGTACGGCCATCAATATCACGAAAATTAACATCAACATCAGAATTCACCAATTCTTTGATCCCTTCTAGATTTCCTTCATTAGCTAAGTACATTAGCCTCACTCCTGGATCAACTCCATCCATATCAACATCAGATTCTTCTCGGTCTCTCTCCGGTGCTAGTGACGATTGCTTTCCTAACGTAAACCTCAATGGATTCTTCCCTTCCATTATTTTGAAAGAAGATGATTTCGTGGGGCTGATTAGGAAGGAACGATGGAAAGGCAATTTGATACTCTTTCCTCTTCTGTCGCTGACTGCTTAAAACCCTAAAATGGAGAAGGAAGCAATGCTGGCTTTAGCTATACACGCGTGAATCATTCAAATTCGGAATCTTTTTCCTATCTTTTTTTACCCCAAAGAAAGAAATGTGAATTTAAATTGGAATGTGTGATTCACGCGATTACGTGCGCCTGTGATGACAATTGTGATGCAAGCGTGAAAGGAAGGAGGCGGTGGCCTGCGGAGAGCCTCAAACGACGCCGGTTTCCGTTTCAAGAGGGAGTCCACTTGTTGATAAAGAAAGACGGAGAGGTCATACATACATGTCATGTGATGGGGTAAATATAATATGTtataggttttattttatttttttaactttagcgaatcaagaacaaataaaaaaatataaagaaaataataatttaaacggCGGAAATGTTGGCAATGTCAATTGTCAACTTGAGATGGATAAGATCACGTGGAAAAACTTAAGATCCAAGTAAGCAGCTGATATCAAGCTCATCTTTGCTGGGAAATGCTGGCCATCCTCGCAGTCAACATAAGACCTAGTAGTAATTGGCGTTATCTTCTTCCTTCACAAGTCAGAGGCCCTTGTTAGGGTTATTTCATTCGCTTAGAGTCTTAGACCAGCACCCCATTCTAGAGATGCTTTACTTTGTATTCACATTCGTGTTCGGCTTCATCTTCGTGGAAGGAAGACGACCCGTGGAAAACTAGGCCAATTTGcttaccaatattttttttccataagaaAAGTAATTAAGAAACATTTCAAACATGAATGTgttgaaaacttatttttttaaatttgattttttaaaaaggacgtcaacaagagaaaaataattaaatattacaaaaaaaacatgcaaatggttgaaatgcattgaaaacatacttttttatatttgtttttctttttttggatttctagcaaaatattttgaaaaaaagaataaaatattcagTTATGACAAGTGTCCCTTTCTTTACAACGTTTATGGAACAAAATCTTGTAAAATACTCTGTATAGTAAGTTTGTAGAGAAAAAGATgatgttttatcttttaagaTGGGTACAATTGTTTAGGTGACCAATTACCTGtatgtgaaaaatatgaatatttctTGAAATGATATCATTGGTCTGGATGACCTACTGttgtgaaattttaaaaaaaataaaaattgtcttgTTGTACCAGATGACCTGCTCGCTTGtgagaaaattgaatttttttcaagatgatCTCATTGTACATCAAGATAGTCTTATTGCACCGGATGACATATGGTCTCATTATGCTTCAAGATGGTCTTATTATACTAGGTGATCTACTCTCTTGTGAAAAATTTATAACCTTTTCAAGATGGTTTCATTGTATTAAACGACCAACCCATCagttaaaaaattgaagattttttaagATGGTTTGAAATACCGACATGGAAACGACTGGTTGTTCGTTAATGCTAGACATGAACGATATGTCGCTCAAGATATCAGTTTTGACATTAAACCACTTGACCTATCACCTAGCcactattcattttttttccgcctttaaaactaaaaaaaaaaaaacctagtcaaGTTCATGGCTTTCAACCCATGGTTAAACACCATCTTCCCACAAAAACACACTAGTCTCGCACCCAATCAATGAACACGATCACGACCTACAATTCTAATCACTtagatcttctttttttaccccTAAAACTCCTTATAGATGCAACAAAAGACCTTCCACACACTAGCTAAAAAATACAAGTTGTGTATGCCTCCCCATGCCTGCTACAAAGTTGGACATGTTTTAGTCCTCAACATCAATCAAAGGTCATCATCTCTTATTAAGTATCAAAGGTTAAGATATTGCCAACACATATCTCTAGATTCTCCCTCACTTGCCTATAAACCCTGTCACGGGGGGCGCGACGTCGTCTGGCGACGGCGGAGGCTCGTGTTGTGCCTCCTAATGAGGGGTGTTGGGAAGgtgttttggatttaatcatgaaattatgattaatgtttaggagttGCCACcaagtattatggtcactaggaacctatggtctgcgagagtctgggtaaaggactggttgtgcaaggggaagacgcatcacccccagtgcaccctatctaaggtaagctgcattattgtttgattgttttttctaactcgggtttctatttgttggtcttttctaaggctcaaggcaaatctctcttcatgagagagtctctaccttatcgggttaaatcctaaccgttctaaagtatgaattttagcatcgcatttttacaccttgtatctttaatacttgagggtgTAAGTTATCATGTAATTTTACacctcataaatattaaagtctacatctggatcctaaaaaaaatattggaaaaaggtttttgacatgttggccaaatcctaatggataatcataaactggtaacgatatccattttttattttttttaaacatgaaaaagatgtaatgtttgtttttatgaagatatgcttgaaaaatttaggatttggccgtatgcaatgaaatatttttttttctttttgaaaatgttttcaatttatttttttgaaataattcgGAGAAAAcaaggtattttaatactggatttgtattttacagtgtaaatatacaactcgatattatgcaaaattggtagaaacaTACAcgagaaaaatcacaaattttaaaatgatttttgaaaacttttctttgatttttttttaaatatagtccACTGCATGAACAgtggacgtgaattataattcacgctcACTGTTCATGCGTGAACAGtaggacgtgaattataattcacgtccatTGTTCACTCAATGAACAGAGgcaacgaagaagaagaagaaggggaaggggagaGAGGGCGGACAACCTAGTGTGGCGGTGGTTTGGCCGAGGATGACGGTGTGCTATCGTTGGTTGTAGCGGTAGAGGCCGGCGTCGGCTATGGGAGGGAGAAGAAAAGGTTGCcgaggagagagaaaggctagaaggagaagagagagaaggtcATGATTGCTGCTCTGCCACTGGTGAGGAGCTGGGTTGATGGAAATGGCGGTGGTAAAGCCGGTTGTGGCAGCGGAGGTCAGTGGAAGaggaagcagaagaagaagaaaacgggAGGGGCtgcagagaggagagagaaaccgACGATGGCTCTTGGTGGTCGGTTGGTGGTTGTGTTGGCTTCCTGTGGTGGAGCTGATGGTGGGAAGACCAGTGATGAGAGTAGTGGTGGCTgaaggccacggtggagagagagggagaggaaagagaaaaattgcagaaacaaggaaaatggcTGGTTTTTTGGCTGGTTTGGGACCCgattttctcctctctcatgCCATGAAATCcatctctatttataggcggtggaaTAGGGCAATCTTGTCTACACAGGGGAAAAattttcagcccttgattcggttgggaaggatcccaaccaTTGGCTCAAAGTAGGCATGGTGCACTGTCAAATCTGCAGAAAAAGCTGCCTGAGTTAGCATGTTTAGGCCGACGCCGGCGCCGATTAATTATCATTCAGACTAAACTATTGATATGGAACTGTAGAGTAACTGCAGAGGATCATTTTCGTGCAAGTTTGGTTAAATTTGGTGGACGTtaggtgcattaaatgcacttGCAAAGGAGGTGACTAGACCAGTTTTTccggaaaaataaagaagaagatgaacagtaccaaagttcatttcagtccttcctctttcaatttctttcaattgaacctctaattgaccctaaacgttttcaattaagcccctgatgaacttcaattggAGCACCGAAGTTACGCGCTTATTGCG
The DNA window shown above is from Populus trichocarpa isolate Nisqually-1 chromosome 4, P.trichocarpa_v4.1, whole genome shotgun sequence and carries:
- the LOC7470185 gene encoding integrin-linked protein kinase 1 yields the protein MEGKNPLRFTLGKQSSLAPERDREESDVDMDGVDPGVRLMYLANEGNLEGIKELVNSDVDVNFRDIDGRTALHIASCQGLTQVVDLLLDHGAEIDPKDRWGSTPLADAIFYKNHDVIKLLEKRGAKPLMAPMHVKHAREVPEYEINPDELDFTNSVELTKGTFCVALWRGIQVAVKKLGEEVLSDEDKVRAFRDELALLQKIRHPNVVQFLGAVTQSSPMMIVTEFLPKGDFCAFLKRKGALKPIAAVRLALDIARGMNYLHENKPVPIIHRDLEPSNILRDDSGHLKVADFGISKLLTVKEEKPLISLDNSWRYVAPEVFKNEEYDTKVDIFSFALILQEMIEGCPPFSAKQEHEVPSAYAAKERPPFRAPTKSYAHGLKELIQECWHENPAKRPTFRQILTRLDAIQNSIGHKRRWKVRPLKCFQNLEALLKKDRSLSHRSSRSYSSI